The DNA sequence ACCGCCCGGCGCGTGTCCAGCACGATGCCGGTGGCGACCCGGTTCAGCGAAGTGACGTGGAAGTAGTCCGACAGGCCGCGCACGATGAACAGCAGCACGATCAGGATCGGCGCCAGGTGGATCACGCGCGGGTCCTTGTCGACGAAGCTGCCGTCGAGCAGCAGCTTCAGCAGGGCGGGCAGGGCCGCCTCGGTGGCGGCGTAGACGACCATCGCCGCCACGCCGAGCGCGAAGGTGCCCCAGTAGGGACGCGCCCCCCGGAGCACACGCATGTAGAGATCGAACTGCTTGTTTTGGGTCATCACTGCCTTCGGGCAAGCCAAGGAGCGGATTTTCCACTGTTCCGCGCCGACCCCGCTGCGCCGGGCGCGCCGGGCGCCCATAATCGCCGCCCATGACCCTGCAGATCCGACCCGCGACACCGGCCGACGTGCCCGTGCTGGTGCAACTGATCACGGCCTTGGCCGAATACGAGAAGCTCACCCACCTGCTCGAGATCACGCCCGAGAAGCTCGAGACGCAGCTGTTCGGACCGCGCCCGCCGGCCGAGGCGGTGCTGGCCGAGGTGGGCCCGCCCGAGGCGCGCCGGGTGGCCGGCTTCGCGCTGTACTTCACCAACTTCTCGACCTTCCTGTGCAAGCCGGGGCTGTACCTGGAGGACGTGTTCGTGCTGCCCGAGCACCGCGGCCAGGGCATCGGCAAGGCCCTGCTGCAGCACCTGGCGGCGCTGGCGGTCGAGCGCGGCTGCGGCCGCTTCGAGTGGAGCGTGCTGGACTGGAACGAGCCGGCGATCCGGTTCTACCAGGCCATGGGCGCCTCGGTGCTGCCCGACTGGCGCATCTGCCGGGTCACCGGGGAGGCCCTGGAGCAGCTGGCCGGGCGCCGCTGACGCGGGTGTTCGCCAATTGCGGCTGCGCGGGGGCGGCCCGTAGCATCGTTTCCCGGGCATCCGACTGCCCGTCCGAGGAGACGACGATGACCGGGGATCACCGCCTCTACGAAGCCCTGTACAAGGAGTTCCGCTGGCACGTGCCGGCGGTGTTCAACATCGCCGAGGTGTGCTGCGGACGCTGGGCGCGCCAGGCGCCACAGCGCGTGGCCATCCTGTACGAGAACGAGGAGGGCCACCGCGCCCAGCTGCGCTACGGCGAGCTGCAGGCGCGCGCCAACCGGCTGTCGCACCTGCTCGAGCGCCTGGGCGTCGGCCCCGGCGACCGCGTCGCGATCGTGATGCCGCAGCGCTTCGAGACGGCGATCGCGCACATGGCGGTCTACCAGCTCGGGGCGGTGGCGATGCCACTGTCGATGCTGTTCGGCCCGGATGCGCTGGCCTACCGCCTGCAGGACAGCGAGGCCAAGGTCGCGATCGCCGACGCGGTCTCGGTCGGCCCGCTGCGCAGCGTGGCGGGCACCTGCCCGGCACTGCAGCACCTGGTCGTCGCCGACCGCGCGGCAGCTCCCGGCGAGGTGGACTGGGAGGCGGCGCTGGCGCGCGAATCCTCGGTCTACGTCGGGCGCGCCACCCATGCCGACGACCCGGCCGTGCTGATCTACACCAGCGGCACCACCGGCCCGCCCAAGGGCGCGCTGATCCCGCACCGCGCGCTGATCGGCAACCTGCCCGGCTTCGTGGCCAGCCAGAACTGGTTCGGCTTCCCGCTGCCGCAGGAGCTGTCGTCGCCCTCGGCCACGCCGGCCGACGACCAGGTGTTCTGGTCGCCGGCCGACTGGGCCTGGACCGGCGGCCTGATGGATGCGCTGTTGCCCACGCTGTACTTCGGACGCAGCATCGTCGCCTTCCACGGCCGCTTCAACGCCGAGCGCGCCTTCGAGCTGATGCAACGCTACCGCGTCACGCACACCTTCCTGTTCCCGACCGCGCTGCGCGCCATGATGAAGGCCGTGCCCGAGCCGCGCCGGCACTTCGACCTGGCGCTGCGCGCGATCATGAGCGCGGGCGAGGCGGTCGGCGACGCCGTGTTCGCCTACGGCCAGCAGCAGCTGGGCATCACGATCAACGAGATGTTCGGCCAGACCGAGATGAACTACGTGGTCGGCAACTGCAGCGCCTGCTGGCCGGCGCGGCCCGGCAGCATGGGGCGGCCCTATCCGGGGCACCGCGTGGCGGTGATCGACGACGAGGGCCGCGAGTGCCCGCCGGGCACGCCCGGCGAGGTCGCGGTGCATCGCTGCGACATCCACGGCGACCCCGACCCGGTGTTCTTCCTCGGCTACTGGCGCAACGACGGTGCGACGCGCGCCAAGTTCACCGGCGACCCGGACAACTCCTGGTGCCGCACCGGCGACACCGCGGTGATGGACGAGGACGGCTACCTCTGGTACCAGGGCCGCAGCGACGACGTGTTCAAGGTGGCCGGCTACCGCATCGGGCCGAGCGAGATCGAGAACTGCCTGGTCAAGCACCCGGCGGTGGCCAATGCCGCCGTGGTCCCCAAGCCCGACCCGGAGCGCGGCGCGCTGGTCAAGGCCTACGTGGTGCTGGCGCCCGGCCACACCGGCGACGAGGCGCTGGTGCAGGCGCTGCAGCAGCACGTGCGTGGCCGGCTGGCGCCGTACCAGTACCCCAAGGAGATCGAGTTCATCGACGCCTTGCCGATGACCACCACCGGCAAGGTGCAGCGCCGCCTGCTGCGCCTGCGCGAGGAGGAGCGGGTTGCCGCCGCATCATCCGCCCGTTGAGGGGCCGGTGCACGGCGCGCCGGCTTGCGGCACACTGGGGCCTTTCGCGTTCCCGCAACTCCCCCGCGACAGGAGGACCCGACGAGATGGAATACACCGAGCTGGGCCGAAGCGGCCTCAAGGTGGCGAAGATCTGCCTGGGCACGATGACCTTCGGGCGACAGGTGAGCGAGGCCGACGCCCATGCCTTGATGGACCATGCGGTGGCCCGCGGCGTGGACTTCCTCGACACGGCCGAGATGTACCCCGTGCCGCCCAGCGCCGAGACCCACACGCACACCGAATCGATCATCGGGCGCTGGCTGGCCGCGCGCCCGGGCATGCGCCAGCGCATCGTGCTGGCGTCCAAGGTGGCGGGCCCGGTGCGCGGCTACCAGTGGATCCGCAACGCGAGCCCCGACCTGACCGGCGAGGACATCATCCGCGCCTGCGAGGACAGCCTGCGCCGCCTGCAGACCGACTACCTGGACCTCTACCAGATCCACTGGCCGGTGCGCAACGTGCCGATGTTCGGCGCGATCTACTTCGACCCGGCGCGCGACAGGCCGGTCAGCTCGATCCATGAGCAGCTCGACGCGCTGGGCCGCCTGGTGCGCGACGGTAAGGTGCGCGCGATCGGGCTGTCCAACGAGACGCCGTACGGCGTGGCCGAGTTCGTGCGCGTGGCCGAGCAGCACGGCCTGCCGCGCATCGCCAGCGTGCAGAACCCGTACTGCCTGATCAACCGCAGCGTCGAGAACGGGCTGGACGAGACCATGTACCGCTACGGCGTGTCGCTGCTGGCCTACTCGCCGCTCGGCTTCGGGCTGCTGACCGGCAAGTACGACGACAGCGGCATCGAGCCGCAGGGAGGCCGGGCCCCCGGCCGCATGGCGCTGTTCGAGTCGATGCGCAAGCAGCGCTGGGGGCGTCCCGAGGCGCTGGCAGCGGCGCGCCGCTACAACGCGCTGGCGCGCGAGCACGGCATGACGCCGGCGCGCATGGCGCTGGCCTTCTGCTACACCAAGTGGCAGGTCGCCAGCACGATCATCGGCGTGACCAACCGCGAGCAGCTCGACGAGGACATCGACGCCTGGGGCACGACGCTCAGCCCCGAGGTGCTGGCGGAGATCGACCGCATCCGCTGGGAGATCCGCGACCCGGCGCAGTGAGGGCAGGCGAGCGATGTCGCGCAAGGAACATGCCGGCGAGACGCCGGCCACCGTCTTTCTGCGTCAGCACGGCGTGGCCTTCGAGCCGCACCTGTACGAGTACGAGGAGCACGGCGGCACGCGCGTGTCCGCGCGCGAGCTGGGGGTCGACGAGCACTGCGTGATCAAGACCCTGGTGATGGAGGACGAGCGGCGCCAGCCGCTGATCGTGCTGATGCATGGCGACCGCACCGTCTCGACCAAGCAGCTGGCGCGCGAGGCCGGGCTGAAGAAGGTGCAGCCTTGCCAGCCGGAAGTGGCGCAGCGGCATACCGGCTACCAGGTCGGCGGCACCTCGCCGTTCGGCACGCGCAAGGCGCTGCCGGTGTACATGGAAGCCAGCATCGCCGAGCTGCCGCGCATCTACATCAATGGCGGGCGGCGCGGCTTCCTGGTCGCGATCGACCCGAAGGAGCTGGTGCGGGTGCTGCAGCCCATGCCCGTGAACGTCGCGCTGGAGGGCTGACGCCCGCCCGCGCAGGCAGCAGGGGCCGTCTCAGGACGACTCGGGCGTGCTGCCCCTGTCCTGCGAGTACTCCTTGAGCCGGTTGTAGAGCGTCTTGAGGCTCACGCCCAGTGCCGCGGCGGTCTTTTCCTTGTGCCCACCGAAGTGCTGCAGCGTCGCGAGGATCAGCGAGCGCTCGACGTCCGCCAGCGGCGTGCCCACCCGCACCGTGAGGTAGGGCCCGCGCTGCTCCTGCACGGCCGGCGTGTCGAACACCAGCCATTCGTCGCCGATGACGTGGCCTTCCTCCATCACGTAGGCGCGCTGCACCACGTTGCGCAGCTCGCGCACGTTGCCGGGCCAGCGGTAACTGCGCATCTTCTCGAGCGCCTGCGGCGCGAAGCGCTTGTTCTCGCCCTCGCGCTTGCAGATGTCCTGCAGGAAGTGCTCGGCCAGCAGCGACACGTCCTCGGGCCGGTCGCGCAGCGGCGGCAGGTGGATGGGGAAGACGTTGAGCCGGTACAGCAGGTCCTCGCGCAGCTTGCCCTGCTGCACCGCCTGTTCCGGCACGCGGTTGGTCGCCGCGATCACGCGCACGTCGGCTTCCATCGACTGGGTGGATCCGACCCGCATGAAGGTGCCGGTCTCGAGCACGCGCAGCAGCTTGACCTGCAGCTCCAGCGGCATCTCGGTGATCTCGTCGAGGAACAGCGTGCCGCCGTGGGCGCGCTCGAAGAAGCCCTGGTGCAGGCGGTCCGCGCCGGTGAAGGCGCCTTTCTCGTGGCCGAAGATCTCGCTTTCGATCAGCTGCGGCGAGATCGCGCCGCAGTTCACCGCGAGGAACGGCTTCTTGCGGCGGCGGCTCAGCTCGTGGATGGTCTGCGCCACCACCTCCTTGCCCGTGCCGCTTTCACCCGTGATCAG is a window from the Caldimonas thermodepolymerans genome containing:
- a CDS encoding GNAT family N-acetyltransferase — its product is MTLQIRPATPADVPVLVQLITALAEYEKLTHLLEITPEKLETQLFGPRPPAEAVLAEVGPPEARRVAGFALYFTNFSTFLCKPGLYLEDVFVLPEHRGQGIGKALLQHLAALAVERGCGRFEWSVLDWNEPAIRFYQAMGASVLPDWRICRVTGEALEQLAGRR
- a CDS encoding acyl-CoA synthetase, with translation MTGDHRLYEALYKEFRWHVPAVFNIAEVCCGRWARQAPQRVAILYENEEGHRAQLRYGELQARANRLSHLLERLGVGPGDRVAIVMPQRFETAIAHMAVYQLGAVAMPLSMLFGPDALAYRLQDSEAKVAIADAVSVGPLRSVAGTCPALQHLVVADRAAAPGEVDWEAALARESSVYVGRATHADDPAVLIYTSGTTGPPKGALIPHRALIGNLPGFVASQNWFGFPLPQELSSPSATPADDQVFWSPADWAWTGGLMDALLPTLYFGRSIVAFHGRFNAERAFELMQRYRVTHTFLFPTALRAMMKAVPEPRRHFDLALRAIMSAGEAVGDAVFAYGQQQLGITINEMFGQTEMNYVVGNCSACWPARPGSMGRPYPGHRVAVIDDEGRECPPGTPGEVAVHRCDIHGDPDPVFFLGYWRNDGATRAKFTGDPDNSWCRTGDTAVMDEDGYLWYQGRSDDVFKVAGYRIGPSEIENCLVKHPAVANAAVVPKPDPERGALVKAYVVLAPGHTGDEALVQALQQHVRGRLAPYQYPKEIEFIDALPMTTTGKVQRRLLRLREEERVAAASSAR
- a CDS encoding aldo/keto reductase, producing the protein MEYTELGRSGLKVAKICLGTMTFGRQVSEADAHALMDHAVARGVDFLDTAEMYPVPPSAETHTHTESIIGRWLAARPGMRQRIVLASKVAGPVRGYQWIRNASPDLTGEDIIRACEDSLRRLQTDYLDLYQIHWPVRNVPMFGAIYFDPARDRPVSSIHEQLDALGRLVRDGKVRAIGLSNETPYGVAEFVRVAEQHGLPRIASVQNPYCLINRSVENGLDETMYRYGVSLLAYSPLGFGLLTGKYDDSGIEPQGGRAPGRMALFESMRKQRWGRPEALAAARRYNALAREHGMTPARMALAFCYTKWQVASTIIGVTNREQLDEDIDAWGTTLSPEVLAEIDRIRWEIRDPAQ
- the ybaK gene encoding Cys-tRNA(Pro) deacylase, which encodes MSRKEHAGETPATVFLRQHGVAFEPHLYEYEEHGGTRVSARELGVDEHCVIKTLVMEDERRQPLIVLMHGDRTVSTKQLAREAGLKKVQPCQPEVAQRHTGYQVGGTSPFGTRKALPVYMEASIAELPRIYINGGRRGFLVAIDPKELVRVLQPMPVNVALEG
- a CDS encoding sigma-54-dependent transcriptional regulator: MGHALIVEDDADSAEMMAALIASEGFTAATATSLRDARRQLALQEPDIVLLDLVLPDGSGMELFNEPETLANTEVVLITGHASLETSIQALRLGAADYLIKPVNIKQLQGILSRVMRPSTLKAEIANLRAELERTGRFGLLWGRSAAMQRVYEQVARVSGTAVTVLITGESGTGKEVVAQTIHELSRRRKKPFLAVNCGAISPQLIESEIFGHEKGAFTGADRLHQGFFERAHGGTLFLDEITEMPLELQVKLLRVLETGTFMRVGSTQSMEADVRVIAATNRVPEQAVQQGKLREDLLYRLNVFPIHLPPLRDRPEDVSLLAEHFLQDICKREGENKRFAPQALEKMRSYRWPGNVRELRNVVQRAYVMEEGHVIGDEWLVFDTPAVQEQRGPYLTVRVGTPLADVERSLILATLQHFGGHKEKTAAALGVSLKTLYNRLKEYSQDRGSTPESS